Proteins encoded by one window of Serratia nevei:
- the dkgB gene encoding 2,5-didehydrogluconate reductase DkgB: protein MSIPAFGLGTFRLQDQVVIDSVSTALELGYRAIDTAQIYENEAAVGQAIAASGVPRDELFITTKIWIANLAKGSLIPSLRDSLVKLQTSYVDLTLIHWPSPNDEVSVAEFMAELLEAKRLGLTRQIGVSNFTVDLMQQAIDAVGADQIATNQIELSPFLQNEKVVAFARQHGIAITSYMTLAYGKALQEETIKRIAARHKATPAQVVLAWALKLGYAVIPSSTKRENLESNLLAQQLQLSDEDMAQIAALESNGRLVSPEGLAPDWD from the coding sequence GTGAGCATTCCTGCATTTGGTTTAGGTACTTTCCGCCTTCAGGATCAGGTCGTTATCGACTCGGTGAGTACGGCGCTGGAACTGGGCTATCGGGCTATCGATACCGCACAGATCTATGAAAACGAAGCGGCCGTCGGCCAGGCTATCGCAGCCAGCGGTGTGCCGCGTGACGAGCTGTTCATCACGACCAAAATTTGGATCGCGAATCTGGCCAAGGGGTCATTAATTCCCAGCCTGCGAGACAGCTTGGTCAAACTGCAGACCTCGTATGTCGATCTGACATTGATTCACTGGCCATCGCCAAATGATGAAGTGTCGGTCGCCGAGTTTATGGCTGAATTGCTGGAAGCCAAGCGATTGGGGCTAACCCGTCAGATAGGGGTATCCAATTTCACGGTCGATCTGATGCAGCAGGCGATTGACGCGGTCGGTGCCGATCAGATCGCAACCAACCAGATCGAACTGTCGCCGTTCTTGCAGAATGAGAAAGTGGTGGCGTTCGCACGGCAGCATGGCATTGCCATCACCTCTTATATGACGCTGGCGTATGGCAAAGCGTTGCAGGAGGAGACGATCAAGCGTATCGCGGCGCGGCACAAGGCGACGCCGGCACAGGTGGTCCTGGCCTGGGCGCTGAAGCTCGGCTACGCGGTGATCCCTTCCTCGACCAAGCGTGAAAACCTGGAAAGCAACCTGCTAGCGCAGCAGCTGCAGCTGAGTGATGAAGATATGGCACAGATTGCCGCGCTGGAAAGCAACGGCCGGTTGGTCAGCCCGGAAGGTCTGGCACCCGACTGGGACTAA
- the yafC gene encoding DNA-binding transcriptional regulator YafC: MKANSDELITFVTVVESGSFSRAAERLQQANSVVSRTVKKLESKLGVTLLNRTTRQISLTQEGENYFRQVQKVLSDMAAAENALLESRQRPQGLLRVDAATPVVLHLLTPLVAEFRERYPEMSLSLVSSENFINLIERKVDIAIRVGELTDSTLKARKLMASYRRILASPAYLAQYGAPKTVADLEHHCCIGFNDLPNLNRWPLACADGRQLEIVPGLTTNSGETQRHLCLHGNGIACLSDFMSDEDVKRGDLVPLLVGDTLPLEMPINAVYYSDSAVSNRLRSFIDFISERLK; this comes from the coding sequence ATGAAAGCGAATTCGGACGAGCTTATCACCTTTGTCACCGTAGTGGAGAGCGGCAGCTTCAGCCGGGCGGCAGAGCGCCTGCAGCAGGCCAACTCCGTGGTTAGCCGTACGGTAAAAAAACTGGAGAGCAAGCTGGGCGTGACCCTGCTCAACCGTACGACACGCCAAATCAGCCTGACACAGGAAGGCGAAAACTACTTTCGGCAGGTGCAAAAGGTGTTGAGCGATATGGCCGCAGCGGAAAATGCGTTGCTGGAAAGCCGCCAACGCCCGCAGGGGCTGCTGCGCGTCGATGCCGCAACGCCGGTCGTCTTGCATCTGTTGACGCCGCTGGTCGCCGAGTTTCGTGAACGCTATCCGGAAATGTCGCTATCGTTAGTCTCTTCGGAAAACTTCATCAATTTGATCGAACGGAAAGTGGATATCGCAATCCGCGTCGGCGAGCTGACGGACTCTACGCTGAAAGCGCGCAAGCTAATGGCCAGCTATCGGCGCATCCTGGCCTCCCCCGCCTACCTGGCGCAGTATGGCGCGCCAAAGACGGTGGCCGATCTGGAACACCATTGCTGCATCGGCTTTAACGACCTGCCTAACCTAAACCGCTGGCCGCTGGCCTGTGCCGATGGTCGCCAACTGGAGATCGTTCCGGGGCTGACCACCAACAGCGGCGAAACCCAGCGCCACCTGTGCCTGCACGGCAACGGCATCGCCTGCCTGTCGGACTTTATGAGTGATGAAGACGTCAAACGCGGGGATCTGGTCCCCCTTCTGGTGGGGGACACGCTGCCACTCGAAATGCCGATCAACGCGGTGTACTACAGCGATAGCGCCGTCAGTAACCGCCTGCGCAGCTTTATCGATTTTATCAGCGAGCGGTTAAAGTGA
- a CDS encoding endonuclease/exonuclease/phosphatase family protein, which produces MRYVAGQPVERIFPGAVNQPLPPGAALPTTGALRVMVWNIFKQQRADWLSVLKNHGKDAQLVLLQEAQTTPELVSYATANYLAADQVPAFVLPQHPSGVMTLAAAHPVYCCPLREREPLLRLSKSALITVYPLYNGELLMVVNIHAVNFSLGVDVYSKQLGPIGEQIASHRGPVIMAGDFNAWSRKRINALYDFAGEMALREVSFTDDHRRKAFGRPLDFVFYRNLGVVEASVLVTSASDHNPLLVEFHPEKDSPVW; this is translated from the coding sequence ATGAGGTATGTTGCAGGCCAGCCAGTCGAACGAATTTTTCCTGGCGCCGTTAACCAGCCGTTGCCGCCAGGGGCTGCGCTGCCGACGACCGGCGCTCTGCGCGTCATGGTATGGAACATTTTCAAACAGCAACGAGCCGACTGGCTTTCGGTGCTGAAAAATCATGGCAAAGATGCGCAGCTGGTGTTGTTGCAAGAGGCGCAAACCACGCCGGAACTGGTGAGCTACGCTACCGCCAACTATCTGGCGGCCGATCAGGTGCCGGCCTTTGTGTTGCCGCAACATCCTTCCGGCGTGATGACGCTGGCAGCCGCTCATCCGGTTTACTGCTGCCCGCTGCGTGAGCGTGAGCCGCTGCTGCGGCTGTCCAAATCGGCCTTGATCACCGTTTACCCGCTGTACAATGGCGAGCTGTTGATGGTGGTGAATATCCATGCGGTGAACTTCAGCCTGGGAGTCGACGTCTACAGCAAGCAGCTGGGGCCGATTGGCGAGCAGATCGCCAGCCATCGGGGGCCGGTGATCATGGCGGGGGACTTCAACGCCTGGAGCCGTAAACGTATCAACGCGCTGTATGACTTTGCCGGCGAAATGGCGCTGCGCGAGGTTAGCTTCACCGACGATCATCGTCGCAAGGCCTTTGGTCGCCCGCTGGACTTCGTGTTTTACCGTAACCTGGGTGTTGTTGAGGCCTCGGTGCTGGTGACCAGCGCGTCGGATCACAATCCGTTGTTGGTGGAGTTCCACCCGGAAAAAGACTCCCCCGTCTGGTGA
- the mltD gene encoding murein transglycosylase D encodes MKAKAIFLASVLLVGCQSSRQDAPAPEQHAQSLSSAGQDGEAGEYTANGRASSARWLDNNSPAAQQDLWNFISDELKMEVPENSRIRDQKRKYLKSKSYLHDVTLRAEPYMYWIVGQIKKRNMPMELVLLPIVESAFDPHATSSANAAGLWQIVPQTGRNYGLKNNQWYDGRRDVVASTTAALNMMQRLNRMFNGDWLLTVAAYNSGEGRVMQAVKANKRQGKPTNFWALSLPRETSIYVPKMLALSDIIKNSKKYGVKLPKTDETRALARIDVGQQIQLTQAAEMAGLSVTKMKAYNPGYKKGVTAPNGPHYIMVPKGHADQLKDSLADGQIAVTQPTTQLAKNSGLSGGSSYKVRSGDTLSGIAKRLNVKTSDLQSWNNLRAKSALKVGQTLQVASNTGSNSSITYQVRKGDSLASIARRHGVDINDVMRWNSTLGKGSLQPGLKLTLFVGNKLTPDT; translated from the coding sequence ATGAAGGCTAAAGCGATATTCCTCGCCTCAGTCTTGCTAGTGGGTTGCCAGTCGTCCAGGCAGGACGCACCGGCGCCAGAACAGCATGCACAGAGTTTGTCTTCGGCTGGTCAAGATGGTGAAGCAGGAGAGTACACAGCAAATGGCCGAGCGAGCTCGGCGCGGTGGTTGGATAACAACAGTCCCGCCGCGCAACAGGACCTGTGGAACTTCATTAGCGACGAGCTGAAGATGGAGGTTCCGGAAAATTCCCGGATCCGTGATCAGAAAAGAAAGTACTTAAAAAGTAAGAGCTATCTCCACGATGTAACATTACGGGCAGAGCCGTACATGTACTGGATAGTCGGGCAGATTAAGAAACGTAATATGCCGATGGAACTGGTACTGCTACCCATAGTGGAGAGCGCTTTTGACCCACACGCCACGTCAAGTGCCAACGCCGCAGGGCTATGGCAAATCGTGCCGCAAACGGGTCGCAATTATGGTTTGAAAAACAATCAGTGGTATGACGGTCGACGCGATGTCGTCGCCTCGACAACCGCTGCGCTTAACATGATGCAACGCTTGAACCGCATGTTTAACGGCGACTGGTTATTGACCGTAGCCGCCTATAACAGTGGTGAAGGCCGCGTGATGCAAGCGGTGAAGGCAAACAAACGCCAGGGTAAGCCAACCAATTTCTGGGCGCTGTCGCTTCCGCGTGAAACGTCAATCTATGTCCCGAAAATGCTGGCGCTGAGCGACATCATCAAGAACAGCAAGAAGTACGGCGTGAAACTCCCGAAAACGGATGAAACCCGTGCGCTGGCGCGTATCGATGTCGGACAGCAGATCCAGCTGACTCAGGCGGCTGAGATGGCAGGGCTTTCGGTCACCAAGATGAAAGCGTATAACCCAGGTTACAAAAAAGGCGTTACGGCACCTAACGGGCCCCATTACATCATGGTTCCCAAAGGGCACGCCGATCAGCTGAAAGACTCGCTGGCCGATGGCCAGATCGCCGTGACTCAGCCAACGACGCAGTTGGCGAAGAACAGCGGTTTGTCCGGTGGCAGTTCGTATAAAGTACGCTCCGGCGACACTTTATCGGGTATTGCCAAGCGGCTGAACGTTAAGACCAGCGATTTGCAGAGTTGGAACAACTTGCGCGCCAAGAGCGCCTTAAAAGTTGGGCAAACCCTGCAAGTGGCCAGCAATACGGGCAGTAACAGCAGTATCACCTATCAGGTTCGCAAAGGTGATTCGCTCGCCAGCATTGCACGTCGTCACGGCGTCGATATTAACGACGTGATGCGTTGGAATTCAACGCTCGGTAAAGGCAGTCTGCAACCCGGTCTGAAGTTGACCCTGTTTGTCGGCAACAAGCTAACGCCGGATACCTAA
- the gloB gene encoding hydroxyacylglutathione hydrolase, whose translation MNLISIPAFQDNYIWLLDDRQGRCIIVDPGEAQPVLEALQRLQLVPAAILLTHHHHDHVGGVAQIVAQYPGLAVYGPQETADKGANHIVRDGDTFDIDGRHYRTFAVPGHTLGHVAFYSAPYLFCGDTMFSAGCGRLFEGTAKQMYDSFQQLAQLPDNTLICCAHEYTLSNLKFARAILPEDREIETYQQHVEALRAKGQASVPTTLQLERKINLFLRCHDADLQKKLGFNSPPESLHSVFSELRLRKDNF comes from the coding sequence ATGAATCTTATCAGCATTCCCGCCTTCCAGGACAATTACATTTGGTTATTGGATGACCGGCAGGGACGCTGCATTATCGTCGATCCGGGTGAGGCGCAGCCGGTGCTCGAAGCGCTGCAGCGCCTGCAGCTGGTGCCGGCGGCGATCCTGCTGACCCACCACCATCACGATCACGTCGGCGGCGTGGCGCAGATCGTGGCCCAGTATCCCGGCCTGGCCGTCTATGGGCCGCAAGAAACCGCAGACAAAGGCGCCAATCACATCGTCCGCGACGGCGACACCTTTGACATCGATGGCCGCCATTACAGGACGTTCGCCGTCCCCGGCCATACGTTAGGCCATGTGGCATTCTATAGTGCCCCTTATCTGTTCTGCGGCGACACAATGTTCTCTGCCGGCTGCGGCAGGCTGTTTGAAGGCACCGCCAAACAAATGTACGACTCATTTCAACAACTCGCGCAACTTCCCGATAACACCTTAATTTGCTGCGCGCATGAATATACTCTTTCAAATCTTAAGTTTGCGCGGGCTATTTTGCCGGAAGATCGAGAGATTGAAACATATCAACAACATGTTGAAGCGTTAAGGGCAAAAGGCCAAGCCAGCGTGCCGACCACATTGCAATTAGAGCGCAAAATTAACCTGTTTTTACGTTGCCATGACGCTGATTTACAAAAGAAATTAGGCTTTAATTCACCACCAGAAAGCCTTCATTCAGTTTTTTCCGAATTACGCCTGCGGAAAGATAACTTCTAA
- a CDS encoding class I SAM-dependent methyltransferase — translation MKPAHTLQKLTGPQSWAALPWGEYYREALERQLQPWWPKLFGFHLLKMGMLSAELATDKCAISHQVNVGLEGEGLQVIADAYQLPFAAKSVDACLLAHTLSYADDPHRMLREVDRVLIDDGWLVISSFNPFSLLGLGKLVPGLRHRQPYVSRMFTQMRLLDWLSLLNYEVLHQARFHVLPWHRQGGKFLCTHLPALGCMSVIVARKRTLPLTPTPMKLGARKPSLSRAVGATKSYRKLP, via the coding sequence ATGAAACCAGCCCATACTCTACAAAAGCTCACCGGCCCGCAGTCCTGGGCGGCGCTGCCGTGGGGGGAGTACTATCGTGAAGCGCTCGAGCGGCAGTTGCAACCCTGGTGGCCGAAGCTGTTCGGCTTCCATCTGCTGAAGATGGGCATGCTCAGCGCCGAGCTGGCCACGGACAAATGCGCGATTTCCCATCAGGTCAACGTAGGGCTGGAGGGCGAAGGGCTGCAGGTGATCGCCGATGCTTATCAACTGCCGTTTGCCGCCAAGTCGGTGGATGCCTGCCTGTTGGCGCATACGCTGTCCTACGCGGACGATCCGCACCGCATGTTGCGCGAGGTGGACAGGGTATTGATCGACGACGGCTGGTTGGTTATCAGCAGCTTCAATCCGTTCAGCCTGTTGGGATTGGGCAAGCTGGTGCCCGGATTGCGTCATCGCCAGCCCTATGTCAGCCGCATGTTTACCCAGATGCGGCTGCTGGATTGGCTTAGCCTGCTGAATTATGAGGTGCTGCACCAGGCGCGTTTTCACGTGCTGCCGTGGCATCGCCAGGGTGGAAAATTTTTATGCACCCATTTGCCGGCGCTGGGCTGCATGAGCGTGATTGTGGCGCGCAAACGCACCTTGCCGCTGACGCCCACGCCGATGAAACTGGGGGCGAGAAAACCGTCTCTCAGCCGCGCGGTGGGCGCGACCAAGAGCTACCGCAAACTGCCTTAG
- the rnhA gene encoding ribonuclease HI, with translation MLKQVEIFTDGSCLGNPGPGGYGAILRYKQTEKTFSEGFRLTTNNRMEMMAAIVALEALTVPCAVTLSTDSQYVRQGITSWIHNWKKRGWKTADKKPVKNVDLWQRLDLAIQRHEVKWEWVKGHAGHPENERCDVLAREAAGKPTQEDVGYQPEA, from the coding sequence ATGCTCAAACAGGTAGAAATTTTCACCGATGGCTCCTGCCTTGGCAATCCCGGCCCTGGGGGTTACGGTGCGATATTACGCTATAAGCAGACGGAAAAAACCTTCAGCGAGGGTTTTCGTCTGACCACCAATAACCGCATGGAAATGATGGCGGCGATCGTGGCGCTGGAAGCGCTGACCGTACCCTGCGCCGTGACGCTCAGCACCGACAGCCAGTATGTGCGCCAGGGCATCACCAGCTGGATCCATAACTGGAAGAAGCGCGGCTGGAAAACCGCCGACAAAAAGCCGGTCAAGAATGTCGATCTGTGGCAGCGGTTGGATCTGGCCATTCAGCGCCACGAGGTAAAATGGGAATGGGTCAAGGGCCACGCCGGCCACCCGGAGAACGAACGTTGTGACGTGCTGGCGCGCGAAGCGGCCGGCAAGCCGACGCAGGAAGACGTCGGTTATCAACCGGAAGCCTAA
- the dnaQ gene encoding DNA polymerase III subunit epsilon codes for MISTTTRQIVLDTETTGMNKLGVHYEGHRIIEIGAVEVINRRLTGRNFHVYIKPDRLVDPEAYGVHGISDDFLADKPTFDQVADEFLDFIRGGELVIHNAAFDIGFMDHEFRMLQQGIPKTETFCTITDSLLMARRLFPGKRNNLDALCSRYEIDNSKRTLHGALLDAEILAEVYLAMTGGQTSIAFQMEGDTQQNDAAQEIQRIVRPATAMKVVYASDEEVKAHEARLDLVAKKGGSCLWRGAPAE; via the coding sequence ATGATCTCTACAACCACCAGACAGATTGTCCTCGATACCGAAACCACCGGTATGAACAAGCTTGGGGTGCACTACGAAGGGCACCGCATCATCGAAATCGGTGCGGTGGAGGTGATTAACCGCCGCCTGACCGGGCGCAATTTCCACGTTTACATCAAGCCGGATCGGCTGGTGGATCCGGAAGCTTACGGCGTACACGGCATCAGCGACGATTTCCTGGCCGACAAGCCGACCTTCGATCAGGTTGCCGACGAATTCCTCGACTTTATCCGCGGCGGCGAGTTGGTGATCCATAACGCGGCGTTCGATATCGGCTTTATGGATCACGAATTCCGCATGTTGCAGCAGGGCATCCCGAAGACCGAGACCTTCTGCACCATCACCGACAGCCTGCTGATGGCGCGTCGCCTGTTCCCGGGCAAGCGCAACAACCTCGATGCCTTGTGCAGCCGTTATGAGATAGACAACAGCAAGCGTACGCTGCACGGCGCATTGCTCGATGCCGAGATCCTGGCGGAAGTCTATCTGGCGATGACCGGCGGTCAGACCTCGATAGCGTTCCAGATGGAGGGTGATACCCAGCAAAACGACGCCGCGCAAGAAATTCAGCGCATTGTCCGCCCGGCGACCGCGATGAAAGTGGTCTACGCCAGCGACGAAGAAGTGAAGGCGCACGAGGCGCGTCTGGATCTGGTGGCGAAAAAGGGCGGCAGCTGCCTGTGGCGCGGTGCGCCGGCCGAGTAA
- a CDS encoding TonB-dependent siderophore receptor produces the protein MKRKHLWVLNPCLLAMLAPAAWAEDQKAGNEEQLVVSASRSHRSAAEMAQTTWVIESQEIEQQVQGGKEIKDMLAQLIPGMDVSGQGRTNYGMNMRGRSMMVMIDGVRLNSSRSDSRQLDSIDPFNIDHIEVISGATSLYGGGSTGGLINIVTKKGQQEQQVELQIGGKTGFGSHNDHDENVAAAVSGGNDNASGRLSVSYQRYGGWYDGKGNEVLIDNTQTGLQYSDRLDVMGTGTLNIDEHQQLQLTTQYYKSQSDGDHGLFLGENFAAVTGNAKAYNSGNLNSDRIPGTERHLINLQYSNTDFLGQDLVAQVYYRDETLTFYPFPTLAGKAPNYYVSSIGASQQKTDFYGGKLTLNSKPVDALTLTYGLDAEHESFNANQQFFNLAKAQQSGGMTLENAYNTGRYPSYTTSNLASFLQASYDINPIFTLSGGVRYQYTENKIDDFVGYNQQQAIATGAATSADAIPGGKTDYNNALFNAGLLAHLTDRQQTWFNFSQGFEIPDPGKYYGNGTYALNGGHYRLLKSVNVGDSKLEGIKVNAFELGWRYTGDNLRTQIAAYYSLSDKSIAINKTDMTINVNADKRRIYGMEGAVDYFFENSDWSAGTNFNVIRSETKVNGEWKKLVVDTASPSKVTAYVGWAPGDWNLRLQSQQTFDVSDDGDYTKANSTQGRKIDGYNTLDFLGSYTLPVGKVSFSVENLLDKEYTTVWGQRAPILYSPTYGSPELYSYKGRGRTFGLNYSVLF, from the coding sequence ATGAAACGCAAACACCTTTGGGTATTGAACCCTTGTCTGCTGGCAATGCTTGCGCCGGCGGCTTGGGCAGAGGATCAGAAAGCCGGCAACGAAGAGCAGTTGGTGGTCTCCGCCAGCCGTTCGCACCGTAGCGCGGCGGAAATGGCGCAGACCACTTGGGTCATCGAAAGCCAAGAGATCGAACAGCAGGTTCAGGGCGGTAAAGAGATCAAAGACATGTTGGCGCAGCTGATCCCCGGTATGGACGTCAGCGGCCAGGGCCGCACCAACTATGGCATGAATATGCGCGGCCGTTCGATGATGGTGATGATCGACGGCGTACGCCTGAATTCATCGCGCAGCGACAGCCGCCAGTTGGATTCGATCGATCCGTTCAATATCGATCATATTGAGGTGATTTCCGGCGCGACCTCGCTGTACGGCGGCGGCAGCACCGGCGGCCTGATCAACATCGTCACCAAAAAAGGGCAACAGGAACAGCAGGTCGAGTTGCAGATCGGCGGTAAAACCGGCTTTGGCAGCCATAACGATCACGACGAGAACGTGGCGGCGGCGGTCAGCGGCGGCAACGACAACGCCTCGGGACGCCTGTCCGTTTCTTACCAACGCTACGGTGGCTGGTACGACGGCAAAGGCAACGAGGTGCTGATCGACAATACCCAAACCGGCCTGCAGTATTCCGATCGCCTCGACGTCATGGGCACCGGCACCCTCAACATCGACGAACACCAACAGCTGCAACTGACCACTCAATACTATAAAAGCCAATCCGACGGCGATCACGGCCTGTTCCTGGGAGAGAACTTTGCGGCGGTGACCGGCAACGCCAAGGCATACAACAGCGGCAACTTAAATTCCGACCGTATCCCCGGCACCGAACGCCATCTGATCAACCTGCAGTATTCCAACACCGATTTCCTCGGCCAGGATTTGGTGGCACAGGTCTACTACCGCGACGAAACCCTGACCTTCTACCCGTTCCCGACGCTGGCGGGCAAAGCGCCGAACTATTACGTCAGCAGCATTGGCGCTTCGCAGCAAAAAACCGATTTCTACGGCGGCAAGCTGACGTTAAACAGCAAGCCTGTCGATGCACTGACGCTGACTTACGGTCTCGACGCCGAGCATGAGAGCTTCAACGCCAACCAACAGTTCTTCAACCTGGCGAAGGCGCAACAGTCCGGCGGCATGACGCTGGAGAACGCCTACAATACCGGCCGCTACCCGAGCTATACCACCAGCAACCTGGCGTCGTTCCTGCAGGCCAGCTACGACATCAACCCGATCTTCACCCTGAGCGGTGGCGTGCGTTACCAGTACACCGAAAACAAGATTGACGACTTCGTCGGCTATAACCAACAGCAGGCGATCGCCACCGGCGCCGCGACGTCCGCCGACGCGATACCGGGAGGGAAAACCGACTACAACAACGCGCTGTTCAACGCCGGCCTGTTGGCGCACCTGACCGATCGCCAGCAAACCTGGTTCAACTTCTCTCAGGGCTTCGAGATCCCGGACCCGGGCAAGTATTACGGCAACGGCACCTACGCGTTGAACGGCGGCCATTACCGGCTGCTGAAGAGCGTTAACGTCGGCGATTCCAAGCTGGAAGGCATCAAGGTCAATGCCTTCGAGCTGGGTTGGCGCTATACCGGCGATAACCTGCGCACGCAAATCGCCGCCTACTATTCGCTGTCCGACAAGAGCATCGCCATCAACAAAACCGACATGACCATCAACGTCAATGCGGACAAGCGCCGCATCTACGGGATGGAAGGCGCGGTGGATTATTTCTTTGAAAACAGCGACTGGAGCGCCGGCACCAACTTCAACGTTATCCGTTCCGAAACCAAGGTCAACGGCGAATGGAAGAAGCTGGTGGTGGATACCGCCAGCCCATCGAAAGTCACCGCTTATGTCGGCTGGGCGCCGGGCGACTGGAATCTGCGCTTACAGTCGCAGCAAACCTTCGACGTGTCGGACGACGGCGATTACACCAAGGCCAACTCCACCCAGGGCCGCAAAATCGATGGCTACAACACTCTCGATTTCCTCGGCAGCTATACCCTGCCGGTAGGGAAAGTCAGCTTCAGCGTGGAAAACCTGCTGGACAAGGAGTACACCACCGTTTGGGGCCAACGCGCGCCGATCCTGTACAGCCCGACCTACGGCTCGCCTGAGCTGTACAGTTATAAAGGCCGCGGACGTACCTTCGGCTTGAACTACTCGGTGTTGTTCTGA
- a CDS encoding siderophore-interacting protein, producing the protein MSASYRIFDITLKSKTLISPSLVRCVFEGADIHRMKLEAPDQRIKLLFPAEDGKIPQLVNGPDWYGDYMAIPKEQRPVMRTYTLRALRCEQNQMDVEFVLHGVNGPASAWATHAEPGDALQTVAPNADFDGDSGGYEWVPPAQLQQALLIADETAVPAAMGILEQLAQQANPPRVQAFFEVPVAGDCLDLARFPFAEVYWLPRDVGHQMAHGTLLAEAVRQRVVIPASACAQAQSLAESSLSDEVLWERAAGGNAFYAWVAAESSTVKTLRRYLIGERDLDRATVNFMAYWC; encoded by the coding sequence ATGTCCGCCAGCTACAGAATTTTTGATATCACCTTGAAAAGCAAAACGCTGATTTCACCTTCGCTGGTGCGCTGCGTGTTTGAAGGTGCGGATATTCATCGGATGAAGCTGGAAGCGCCGGATCAGCGCATCAAACTGTTGTTCCCGGCGGAGGACGGCAAGATCCCGCAGTTGGTCAACGGCCCGGACTGGTACGGCGATTACATGGCGATCCCCAAAGAACAGCGTCCGGTGATGCGCACCTATACGCTGCGTGCGCTGCGCTGTGAGCAGAATCAGATGGACGTCGAATTCGTGCTGCATGGCGTGAACGGCCCGGCCTCCGCTTGGGCGACCCACGCCGAGCCGGGTGACGCCCTTCAGACGGTCGCTCCCAACGCTGACTTCGACGGCGACAGCGGCGGCTACGAATGGGTGCCGCCGGCGCAGTTGCAGCAGGCGCTGTTGATCGCCGATGAGACGGCGGTGCCGGCGGCGATGGGTATTCTGGAGCAGCTGGCGCAGCAGGCCAATCCGCCGCGAGTGCAGGCATTTTTTGAGGTGCCGGTGGCGGGGGATTGCCTGGATTTGGCCCGTTTCCCGTTCGCCGAGGTTTACTGGCTGCCGCGTGACGTGGGCCACCAAATGGCGCATGGCACGCTGCTGGCGGAGGCGGTGCGCCAGCGGGTCGTTATCCCCGCGTCGGCGTGTGCGCAGGCGCAGTCCCTGGCGGAAAGCAGCCTGAGCGATGAGGTGTTGTGGGAGCGTGCGGCCGGCGGTAACGCTTTTTATGCCTGGGTGGCGGCCGAGTCTTCCACGGTGAAAACGCTGCGGCGTTATCTGATCGGCGAACGCGATCTGGATCGCGCTACCGTCAACTTCATGGCCTATTGGTGCTGA
- a CDS encoding MurR/RpiR family transcriptional regulator: protein MQRFDERLRRDYPQLTPQEQRVADFIFDHYDDLIGYNSAELARLSGVSKATVSRLFKRLGYPNYRAMRDELRTLRQSGMPLTDSRDAVQGDTLLARHCKQEMANLTRWVKQIDAVQFSAAIAALAQARGVMLLGLRNSYPVAMHLRQQLMQVREQVLLAPQPGQTLAEDLAGLTPQDVAVVVAFRRRPRQIKAVLALLQSRGVPTLLICEPQAQALFPLANWHLTVPLDSVSAFDSYAAAMSLASLLSNALLHERLAQGRQRIHHVAELFQALDELELR, encoded by the coding sequence ATGCAACGGTTCGACGAACGCCTGCGCCGCGACTACCCACAGCTGACGCCACAGGAGCAGCGGGTGGCCGACTTCATTTTCGATCACTATGACGATTTGATCGGTTACAACAGCGCCGAGCTGGCGCGCCTGAGCGGCGTTTCCAAAGCCACGGTCAGCCGCTTGTTCAAACGGCTGGGCTACCCCAACTACCGCGCCATGCGCGATGAGCTGCGCACCCTGCGCCAAAGTGGCATGCCGCTGACAGACAGCCGCGATGCGGTGCAGGGCGATACGCTGCTGGCGCGGCACTGTAAGCAGGAAATGGCCAATCTCACCCGCTGGGTAAAGCAGATCGATGCGGTGCAGTTCAGCGCGGCGATCGCCGCACTGGCGCAGGCGCGAGGCGTAATGCTGCTGGGGCTGCGCAACAGCTATCCGGTGGCGATGCACCTGCGCCAGCAGCTGATGCAGGTGCGTGAACAGGTGCTGTTGGCGCCGCAGCCGGGGCAGACGCTGGCAGAAGATCTGGCGGGGCTGACGCCGCAGGACGTGGCGGTGGTGGTGGCGTTCCGTCGCCGGCCGCGCCAGATAAAGGCAGTGCTGGCGCTGTTGCAAAGCCGCGGGGTGCCGACGCTGTTGATCTGTGAACCGCAGGCGCAGGCGTTGTTCCCGTTGGCCAACTGGCATTTGACCGTGCCGCTCGACAGCGTGTCGGCCTTTGACAGCTATGCTGCCGCCATGAGCCTGGCCAGCCTGCTCAGCAATGCGTTGCTGCATGAGAGGCTGGCGCAGGGGCGGCAGCGCATTCATCACGTCGCCGAACTGTTCCAGGCGCTGGACGAACTGGAGCTGCGTTAA